The segment CTAAAAGAAACCATAAAATTTTTTGAAAACGCTCAAAAGAAAAAGAGGTTGCTTTCATTTTTGAGCCTCCAATTCAGTTCGTTTTGCTAGCGGCACTTGCTGCAGTGTGGCCGAATGACTTAATTGCAAAGCGCGAATGTAAGCTGCAACAGCCCAACGCTCCTGCGGAGTAACGCGCGAGGCATAAGAATACATCACTCCATAACCTTTCGTCATCACATCAAAAAAATAACCAATGGGAGCTTCTTTTAAACGCGCGTCATGCAAAGAAGATGGCGCCGGAAAACCGCGTTGCACAATCATGCCATTACCCTTGCCATTGAGTCCATGACACACAGAACAATAAATATTAAAGTTTTTTTGCCCAAGATGTAAAAGCTCCTCATTCAAAGGCATCGGCAATGTTTTCACATAAACGTCATTCGTTTTCCCCGTGTTAAAAGCATCATCATCTCGCCAGGGATCACGAGCTACAGTGTGAGGCACTAAAGATCGAGAAACCATTTTATCGTCAAAAAAATCGCTTTTTTCTAAAGGACGATACTTCGCATCATTATACATTTCCTGGCGACATCCCAAGTTCAACAATAAAATTCCCGCTCCGATCGCCGAAGCAATCAATGGTTTTTTTTCAAATGAAAAAAAGTTTTTCATAGCAAATTATTGGGGCACTTCGGTCACACAAATAGGATTCAGCCTCATTAAAAAATCTCGGGTTTGCTCCGTATCGAATTGAGAATCGGCGCTTTGAATGCAAAGGAAAAATCGATCAGTAGAAACTCTCGCAAACTCTGGAACATAAAAAAGAGGGTGAAACGGTTGAGGCAAACGATTAAGCGACAACATCGCAATCACTGCGCAAAAAGCAGCACTCAACACCATCAACTCAAAACTAATGGGAATAAACATCGGCCAACTATTGAGAGGTCGATTTCCAATATTAAAGGTATAGTCGACAGCCATAGAATAATATTGTAAAAAATAACCTCCAACTGCTCCCAACAATCCTCCTAACAACACCCAAATCGCTACTCCCGTTTTTTTATAACCCAGCGCCTCGGCCAATCCTTCAATGGGAAAAGGTGAATAAGCATCCATACGACGGTAACCTTGCGCAAAAGCTCGCTGCGTCGCCTCCAATAAATCGTGAGGATCACCAAATTCGGCAAGCATTCCAAATAAATCATGCGATTGATTCATGATTTTTCCTCCTTAGCGGCTAGCAATTCCCGCATTTCAAACATGGAAATGATGGGGAAAAAACGAATAAACAAAAAAATTAAAGCGATAAATAAACCGATCGAGCCAAACAAAAGCGCCCAATCATTAACACTTGGAAAATACATTCCCCAAGAAGAAGGCAAAAAATCGCGGTGAAGACTCACAATCACAATTACAAACCGCTCCAACCACATTCCAAAATTCACCGACAATGCCACCAAAAATAAGGAAAGCAAATGCGTGCGAACTCGTCGCACCCAAAGAAATTGTGGAATTGCAATGTTAAATAAAATCAACATCCAATAAAAAATTCCGTAAGGTCCCAAAGAACGGTTCACAATCAAATATTGCTCAAAAATTTCTCCGCTATACCAAGCAAAGAAAGTCTCCATAAGATAGCCGTAAGCCACAATTAGACCTGTAGCCAACATCACATTACCCATATTGTTTAGGTGACGCAGCGTGATGAAATTTTCGAGATGATAAATTTTACGAACCGGAATGATAATCGTAAGCACCATCGAAAAGCCGGAATAAATCGCGCCCGCCACAAAATAAGGCGGAAAAATCGTGGTGTGCCAACCTGGTAAAATAGAAACCGAAAAATCAAAACTTACCACGCTATGCACCGAAACCACCAAAGGCGTCGAAAGACCCGCTAAAAGCAAATAAGCCGTTTGATATCGCTTCCAATGAATAGCAGAACCTCGCCATCCCCAAGCTAAAACGCCATAGAGTTTTTGTTTCCAGGATTTCAATGCCCGATCGCGAAGCGTGGCAAAATCCGGAATTAATCCGGTATACCAAAATAAAAGAGAAACAGTAAAATAAGTGCCCACCGCAAAAACGTCCCAAACTAAAGGACTACGAAATTGAGGCCACAACCCCATCGTGTCGGGATAAGGCAACAACCAATAAAACAGCCAAGGACGCCCCAAATGCAACAAAGGAAACATGCCCGCACAAGCCACTGCAAACAATGTCATCGCTTCTGCCAACCGATTGATCGAATTTCTCCATTTTTGAAACATCAAAAGTAAAATAGCTGAAATCAACGTGCCCGCATGACCAATTCCAATCCACCACACAAAATTAACAATCGCAAAACCCCAGGCGACCGGAATGTTAACTCCCCACACTCCCACTCCCCAATAAAAAAGATAAGCCACACCCAGAAACAAAATCATTACCAAAGCAAAAGCCACTCCGAATCCTAAAAGCCAACCCTTACCATGCTGTTCTGGAAAAGTGAGTGATTCAATTTTTTGCGTGATTGATTCATAACTCTCCTGTCCACCAACTAAAAGAGTCGGGTAGCCTAGCGCAGAAACTTCACTATCAGTCTGAGAATTAATTCCCTGATTCATAACGTGGCTCCGTTTGAAGTAAAAGTGGATTAGGATTTTTTAATTGCGCGAGATAGGTCGTTCTAGGTCGGGTATTAAGCTCTTCTAACATCCCATAGTTCAACGAATGCTTTTTGAGTTTAGAAACAAGCGCCTCGGAATCATTGCCATTACCAAAAACAATAGCCTCCGCAGGACAAACCTGTGCACAAGCGGGAACAATTTCTCCATCTCGAATAGGGCGATATTCTTTTTTGGCTGCGATTCGCGCTTGATTAATCCGCTGCACACAATAAGTGCATTTTTCCATCACCCCTCGCCATCGCACCGTAACATCAGGATTTTGCATGAGCCTCAAACTTGGCTCGCGAATATCAGCGTAATGAAAAAAATTAAAACGACGCACTTTATAAGGACAATTATTCGAACAATAACGTGTACCGACACAACGATTATAAATTTGTTCATTGAGACCTTCTGCATTATGCAGCGTAGCTTCCACAGGGCACACCACTTCGCAAGGCGCATGCTCACAATGCATGCAAGGCACCGGTTGATGTTCTGCTTTGGGATTTTTTAACTCACCGCGATAATAAGAATCCACTCGAATCCAATGCATCTCTCGACCGGCGATAACTTGCCCTTTGCCAACCACGGGAATATTATTCTCCGCCTGGCATGCAATCACACACGCATTGCAACCAATGCAAGTGGTTAAATTAATTACCATGCCCCAAGCATACTCTTCCGATCGAGAAGTTTTAAAGTGATAGAGCGTCGTATCGGGCGAAGGAGTCTCAGAGAGTTCTTGAGCAAAATTCGGATTGCCCATGAAATAAGCCAGCGTGCCCGCGCGCAAAAGATTTCGCCCTTCCATCCGATGATGCGATTGAGTCACAGCCAGAGGATATTGCTTTTGAGTTTTATTTAGGATTAAACCTGTTTCCGTCCAAAGCGCATGCGAAGTTCGTAAAGTATAAGCATTCCACCCCACTTGATTTCCCACGCGTCCCGCTCGCGATCTTCCTGATCCAAGATAAAAAGTCGCCGCATAATCAGCCTGTCCCGGCATAATAAAAATAGCGGCCCTCAAGTTGCGATCGTTCAACTTCAACTCAACTACATCTTCATTTTGCAAATTAAGTTTCTTCGCCAAATGCGAGCTAATAAGCAACGGATTATCCCAAGTCACTTTAGTAAAGGGTTTAGGAATTTCTTGCAGCCAGGCAT is part of the Verrucomicrobiia bacterium genome and harbors:
- a CDS encoding cytochrome c, which codes for MKNFFSFEKKPLIASAIGAGILLLNLGCRQEMYNDAKYRPLEKSDFFDDKMVSRSLVPHTVARDPWRDDDAFNTGKTNDVYVKTLPMPLNEELLHLGQKNFNIYCSVCHGLNGKGNGMIVQRGFPAPSSLHDARLKEAPIGYFFDVMTKGYGVMYSYASRVTPQERWAVAAYIRALQLSHSATLQQVPLAKRTELEAQK
- a CDS encoding DUF3341 domain-containing protein, with product MNQSHDLFGMLAEFGDPHDLLEATQRAFAQGYRRMDAYSPFPIEGLAEALGYKKTGVAIWVLLGGLLGAVGGYFLQYYSMAVDYTFNIGNRPLNSWPMFIPISFELMVLSAAFCAVIAMLSLNRLPQPFHPLFYVPEFARVSTDRFFLCIQSADSQFDTEQTRDFLMRLNPICVTEVPQ
- the nrfD gene encoding polysulfide reductase NrfD, whose product is MNQGINSQTDSEVSALGYPTLLVGGQESYESITQKIESLTFPEQHGKGWLLGFGVAFALVMILFLGVAYLFYWGVGVWGVNIPVAWGFAIVNFVWWIGIGHAGTLISAILLLMFQKWRNSINRLAEAMTLFAVACAGMFPLLHLGRPWLFYWLLPYPDTMGLWPQFRSPLVWDVFAVGTYFTVSLLFWYTGLIPDFATLRDRALKSWKQKLYGVLAWGWRGSAIHWKRYQTAYLLLAGLSTPLVVSVHSVVSFDFSVSILPGWHTTIFPPYFVAGAIYSGFSMVLTIIIPVRKIYHLENFITLRHLNNMGNVMLATGLIVAYGYLMETFFAWYSGEIFEQYLIVNRSLGPYGIFYWMLILFNIAIPQFLWVRRVRTHLLSLFLVALSVNFGMWLERFVIVIVSLHRDFLPSSWGMYFPSVNDWALLFGSIGLFIALIFLFIRFFPIISMFEMRELLAAKEEKS